The Waddliaceae bacterium genome segment CGGGCGACAAGAATGTGGCGACACGGCAAACAGGAGTCCAGAGGAAACTTCGTTTCCTTTGGCGGGGTGAGGTTTGGAGAGGGGCAGGGTCCCCGCTCCAAGGCTATTGTAGTAAAGGGATGGTTATGGTAGGATTGTGAGGATTTTTTATGTGAGGGATGTTGATGGTAAGGGTTTCGGATATTAAGGGTTTGGTCAAGCATCGTGATGAGGGAATTATTGTTATTGTTGGCAAGGATGCTTATGAACGTGGTGAAGCGATAAAGGGTGTTATTGGTGGCAATGATACTGGAGTATTATATGGTGAGGGTTTGACTGTAGCGTCGTTGCTTCAGGAGCTTGACACCGTACCTCTTTTTGGTGACGGACACCGTGTTGTCGTCTATAATATTGACAAAGCTTCTAAATGTGTCATTGAGGCGTTGAAGGGATATATTTCCAAGCCTATGGAGTCGTTATCGTTAGTTCTTACGGCGTCGTCGTTGCCTTCTAATACTGTCATTTCCAAGGGTGCTGAGAAGAACGGTGTACTTCTAAGGATCGCTGATCTTAAGGACTGGGAGCGTGAGCGTAACATACAGCCATGGATTGTGCAAAGGTTCACTGATGCTGGCAAGAAAGTTTCCGGCGCTGCATGTGTTGCTATTATCAAGGGTGTTGGCACTGACAAGCAGCTTCTCGTCAATGAGATTGAGAAACTTGTTATCTTCGTCGGCGATAGAGGTACTATTGAGGTCGGTGATGTCGCTGCAATAACGACGATGGCGACGACGGAGACGATATGGCAGTGGCGCGACGCTCTTCTCGACGGCGATGGTTCTGGAGCGTTACGTATCGGTAAGGCGTTGTTGTACGATGGCGCACCGATACAGATGCTGCTGGCGAACCTTAGGACGCAATACCAGACGGGCTACAAGGTATGTGATGTCATCGAAGGCGGCGGCGCTGCCCATGATGTTACGGCGTTATTTCCATATATGCGCGGTAATATTCTTGAGAGGAACATGTCGCAATGCAGGAAATATGGCAGTGAAAGGTTTAGGAAAGGTCTTATTGAAATAAATGCGTCAGACTTACTGTCGCGGAATTCTATGCTCGCCGATGATTTTATCGTCGAGACGTTAATGGTAAAGCTTACTGATGGAGAAGTGATATGAAAGAAAAAGGCGCTCTTATACTGTTCCCTAACGTCCTAGGAAAAGGTGTCGATGCAAGGGATTCTCTTCCCGAAGGTCTTGCCGACGTCGTTGCTGGTATTGATGGTATCATCGCCGAGAGCACGCAAGGCGGCAGGTCTTTCCTTAAGAAGTTCAAGACGAAAAAGAAGCCTCACAACATGCCTTTGGCGATTTTCAACAAAGACTCCGAAGACGATGACATAGATTTTTTGTTGGAGCCTCTTGCCGATGGTGAGCGTTGGGGTTATGTCTCCGACGCTGGGCTCCCCTGCATCGCCGATCCTGGGAATGAACTCGTCAATGGTGCTAGAGCTAAAGGCTTCGACGTCGAGGCGTATTCTGGACCTTCTTCGATATTCCTCGCTCTTATGCTTTCGGGGCTGCAGGGACAGCGCTTTACTTTCCACGGTTATATCTCCAAAGAAAAAGAGCAGCGCGAGAACGAAATGAAAGATATGGAGGCTTACGCGCAAGAGTGCCATGCCACACAGATCTTCATAGAAGCGCCATACCGCAACGTCCATACTTTCCAGTCGCTGATAGAGGTTCTTGGAGACGAGACGCTTCTATGTGTTGCCTGTGACCTTACTCTCCCTACACAAGAAGTGATATGCCGATGTGTGGGACATTGGAAGAAGACTACTATGCCTGACATCGCCAAGAAGCCCGCTATATTTTTGATAGCGTAGAGGAATAGCGTTTAGCGTGTAGAAATCAACTGTCCGCTATACGCTAGTCTAAAAGCCCCATCTCTTCGTAGTATCGCATGGCGCCGGGGTGTATATCGGAGAAGTTACCTTCTAGCATTCCTGGCTTTGTTATGTCGACGAAGCTTGGATGTTTTGCTTTGAATTCTGTGAGGTTCTCGAAGAGGGCTTTTGTTATCTCGTAGACGGCATCTTCGTCGGTGTCGGCATTGGCGAGGACGACGGCGAGGACGCCTATCGTCTCGATATCGTCTTCGTTGCTAGCTTGTGGGTAGTGACTCATCGATATCATCGTAGGGGCGTAGTATGGGAAAGCTTTTAGCATCTTATCAAGGCCTTCCATCTCGACGAAACGCATTATCTTTTCGCCCGACAGTGCTTCGCTTATGAAAGCGTTGGGGTGTCCTGCAGTGAAGAACAGCGCGTCGATGGTCCCTTCTTTGAGCATGACAGCGGCGACGTCAGGGGTATCGCCTTCGGCGGTGATATCGATTTTCTCGTCGATGCCGAGGATGTTGAGTACGTCTATGGCGTTCTGTCGTGTCCCTGACAGTGGCGTTCCGATGTTCACCCTTTTATATCGCAGGTCGCTGAGTTCTTCGATATTGCTATCTTCTGAGGTTATCACTGTTATTGCTTCTGTGTGGAGGCTACAGACGAAGCGCAGGTTTTTCTGTGGGTCTCCTTTCCAGAACTTCCTTCCTTCTACGGCGTGGTAAAAGTGGTCAGCTTGTGCTATGGCGAGGTCTATCTCTCCCATTCCTAGCGCTGCGATGTTATATATCGACCCTTCGGTGGCGTCGATAGCGACTTTTATGCCGTCGCCATATTCGTTGTTGATATCGGCGATGCCTAGTCCTGCGCTATAGTATACGCCTAGCTGCGATCCAGTACCCATTATGGTACTATTCCTTTTAAGAGAGCCTTTCTTCCCACACGCCGCGACCGAAACCGCCAGCAGTGCTACCATCGTCACGAGTATAACCTTAGAAATCTTCATCATCTTTCTCCCTTTATTATAGAGCGTATAGCTTTTTCATTGATCATTGATCATTGATCATTGATCATTGATCATTGACTATTGTTTTATATTACCTTTTACGCTAGTATGGTCTTTTTTAAAAGCAAATTTTACCAGACAGGGTTTCATCATTATGGACAAACGCTCTATAGTTTTTATTTTTTCTTTGACGCTATCACTTATGTTCGTCAACATGTATTTCAGCAACCAACGCCAAGCCCAGCAGCCTGTACCCCCCCAGAGAGCCCCTGCTGTTGAAGAAGCCGTCGAAGAATACTATGACGAAGATGCAGAAAAGCAAAGCTCTTATGACGAAACGTTTTACGTCATAGAAAACGAATATCAGCAGCTTGTTTTCTCAAGCCGTGGTGGTGCTCTTGTAGAGGTAAACCTTCCTTTTCAGGACGATGACAATGACAAAAGCGTCGTCAAAGAGATAGAGTTCGACCGTGAGATTTTAAAGAAATTCCCTGAAGACGCCCGTTTTCCTCTACGTCGGAGTTACTCTCCGGGGGCTTCTGCGCAAGGGCCTTATAGTGAAAAGCTTCCTAGCGAGAGCGGATACCTTCCGCTGCTAAGGCGTCCTCTTTATGACAACGGCGACCTTGCCAGAACCTCTCCCGAATACTCTTGCTGTAATGTTGTTTCGAGGTATCCTGAGCTTGCGTCTTTGCAATATACTGTCAAACACTTCGACGCTACGAGTATCGTCTTCGAAGGCGTCCAAAACCATAGGAAGATAACGAAGAAATACTCTTTCTCTGCAGAGGCTCCTTATTGTGTCGATGTTACTATTGATATCGAGGGCAACAGCAAGGGCCTATGGCTAACGTCTGGCATCCCTGAAGCGGAGCTTATCTCCGGCAGTGGTGCTCCTACGTTGCAATACCGTATAACGCGTAATACTAAGTCTGATGTCGAGAAGGCGTCCCTTCCTAAGGACGAGACGACGATAAGCTCTTTATATCCCGACTGGCTGTGTAATTCCAATGGTTTTTTTGGCATCATCGTCGACCCTCTTACTGAGGTAGGTCCTGGTTATAAGGCACGACGTATCGATGGTTTCGCCCTTCCTACGCGTCTTACCAAGCTTGGAAAAGACACCAACAAATACAAAGCCAAGAGTTTCCCTGGGTATTCCATGTTGCTGCCTCTTCCTAGCAATGCCGGCACGACGAAGCTGCGTTTTTTCATGGGACCTTTATCAGATTCTCTTCTAAAAGACATCGACAAGACCTTCACCGATGAGTCTTCTGGATATTCTCCTGACTATAAAAGTTGCAAGACTTTCCACGGAATGCTTTCTTTCATCTCTGCGCCATTCTCTAAAGTCCTCCTTATCTTTATGAACATCTTCCACTCTTTTACAGGGTCTTGGGGTTTCTCGATAATATTATTGACGGTATTGCTTCGCGTAGGGTTATACCCTCTAAATGCGTGGTCTATGAAGTCTATGCATAGGATGAAAGAGATAGCACCTCTAGTTTCCGAGATCCAGGCACGCTATAAGAAAGACCCTAAGAAGATACAGCTTGAGACGATGAAGCTATACAAAGCAAAAAAGGTGAACCCTATCTCCGGATGCTTTCCTTTGCTGATACAGATGCCTTTCCTTATCGGGATGTTCAACCTTCTAAAGAATGCTTTCGTTCTACGTGGCGCCCCATTCATCCCAGGATGGATCGACAACCTCACCTCCCCTGACGTACTATTCTCTTGGGAGACGCCGATTATCTTCTTCGGAACGTCATTTCACATCCTTCCTGTCCTCCTTGGCTTTGCCATGTATCTACAGCAAAAATTCATGTCTACTGCGCCAAAAGACAAGAGCCTCCTTACTGACCAGCAGAAGCAGCAGGCTATGATGGGTAAGTTCATGACGATATTCTTCACCTTCATGTTCTACAACCTCCCTTCGGGGTTGAACATATACTGGATGTCTTCGATGACGCTCAGCGCCTTACAGCAATGGCTTACCAACAAGCGCCTCGACAAAGTTGTCGTTCCTGCCGTTGAAGTCCTCGATGCTCCCGATAAAAAACGGCATCGTAAGAGGTAACGCTTGCATGTAATACCACTCTTGGATGAAAAATGCACAAATTAGCTTCAAGATTTTCGCATAGAACTCCGCACGGAGATCGCAGCAAACATTTATGTGTTAGCAAGATCGAGAGCGATGTTCTATGCGCAAAGATGAAGAAGAATTTGTGTGTTTTTTATTCAAGATTGGTATAGCATACGATGGTAGTATGAAGTATTGTGGAAAACTTCTAAAAAGGAAAAACAACGATGCAAGCGTGGGAAGATTTTCTTGTCCTTCAAGACAAAGAGCTCGGCAGCAACGTCGTCAACAAGTGGTTAAGACCTCTTAAGATCCTCCATTTCGATGCCTGCAATCTTTACCTCGAAGCTCGCGACGCTTTCCAGGTTATGTGGTTCGAAGAGCATATACGCTCTAAAGCTACGACGAAATTCGTCAATGCCAACAAAAAAAGAATCAAAGTACACCTTTCCATCTCCTCAGCGGAGTCTAATGCTAGCGACTCAGCACAAGACAAAAAAGAAAGAAGGTATACAAAGAAACAAGCTTCTCACGAAGCCCCCCCAGTTTTTACATTCTCGCATAACGACCTCGACCCCTACTGCACCTTCGACAACTTCATATCTTCGGAACAAAACCTTCTGTCATATAAGCTCCTCACACAGCTTGTGGGGTATCATCCCGACGGTGACGCTTCCGAAGCTCCACAGATTGATATGACGACATACAACCCCGTATATCTGTATGGCGGCGCTGGTGTTGGGAAGACACACCTTCTTATGGCGATGGCGCACTGCCTTAAAGACGCCGGCCTCAACGTATTATACTCTAAAGCCGAAACCTTCACCGACAACGTCGTCAGGGCAATACGCGCTGGGGAGATGCAGACGTTCCGCAGGCTGTACCGCGCTATCGACGTCCTCATCGTCGACGACGTACAGATCTTCTCGGGAAAAAGCGCTACACAAGAGGAGTTCTTCCATACTTTCAACACCCTACAGATTGATGACAAGCCAATAATTTTAAGCGCCGACTGTCCGCCTTCGGAGTTAAAAGCCGTAGAGCCGCGTCTTGTCAGCAGGTTCGAATGGGGAATAACCCTCGGCATCGAAAACCCCGCTCGCGATACCATACAAAACATCCTGTCATCGAAAGCCTTGACGATGAACTACCCTCTCAGCGACAAAGTCGTCGCTTTCCTCCTCGACACATTTTCTAGCAGCACACAGTCGCTGATCCGCGCCCTCGAGGCCCTAGTACTACGAACACACCTAGAACAGACGTCTGGGAAAAAGCCTCCTGCGTTGCCTCTCGACGTCACCACAGCACAACGATACCTCGGCGAGCTCATCCAGCAGGAGAAGCATGCCTCGATAACCCCTACGAAGATC includes the following:
- the yidC gene encoding membrane protein insertase YidC → MDKRSIVFIFSLTLSLMFVNMYFSNQRQAQQPVPPQRAPAVEEAVEEYYDEDAEKQSSYDETFYVIENEYQQLVFSSRGGALVEVNLPFQDDDNDKSVVKEIEFDREILKKFPEDARFPLRRSYSPGASAQGPYSEKLPSESGYLPLLRRPLYDNGDLARTSPEYSCCNVVSRYPELASLQYTVKHFDATSIVFEGVQNHRKITKKYSFSAEAPYCVDVTIDIEGNSKGLWLTSGIPEAELISGSGAPTLQYRITRNTKSDVEKASLPKDETTISSLYPDWLCNSNGFFGIIVDPLTEVGPGYKARRIDGFALPTRLTKLGKDTNKYKAKSFPGYSMLLPLPSNAGTTKLRFFMGPLSDSLLKDIDKTFTDESSGYSPDYKSCKTFHGMLSFISAPFSKVLLIFMNIFHSFTGSWGFSIILLTVLLRVGLYPLNAWSMKSMHRMKEIAPLVSEIQARYKKDPKKIQLETMKLYKAKKVNPISGCFPLLIQMPFLIGMFNLLKNAFVLRGAPFIPGWIDNLTSPDVLFSWETPIIFFGTSFHILPVLLGFAMYLQQKFMSTAPKDKSLLTDQQKQQAMMGKFMTIFFTFMFYNLPSGLNIYWMSSMTLSALQQWLTNKRLDKVVVPAVEVLDAPDKKRHRKR
- a CDS encoding SAM-dependent methyltransferase; its protein translation is MKEKGALILFPNVLGKGVDARDSLPEGLADVVAGIDGIIAESTQGGRSFLKKFKTKKKPHNMPLAIFNKDSEDDDIDFLLEPLADGERWGYVSDAGLPCIADPGNELVNGARAKGFDVEAYSGPSSIFLALMLSGLQGQRFTFHGYISKEKEQRENEMKDMEAYAQECHATQIFIEAPYRNVHTFQSLIEVLGDETLLCVACDLTLPTQEVICRCVGHWKKTTMPDIAKKPAIFLIA
- a CDS encoding TAXI family TRAP transporter solute-binding subunit encodes the protein MMKISKVILVTMVALLAVSVAACGKKGSLKRNSTIMGTGSQLGVYYSAGLGIADINNEYGDGIKVAIDATEGSIYNIAALGMGEIDLAIAQADHFYHAVEGRKFWKGDPQKNLRFVCSLHTEAITVITSEDSNIEELSDLRYKRVNIGTPLSGTRQNAIDVLNILGIDEKIDITAEGDTPDVAAVMLKEGTIDALFFTAGHPNAFISEALSGEKIMRFVEMEGLDKMLKAFPYYAPTMISMSHYPQASNEDDIETIGVLAVVLANADTDEDAVYEITKALFENLTEFKAKHPSFVDITKPGMLEGNFSDIHPGAMRYYEEMGLLD
- the dnaA gene encoding chromosomal replication initiator protein DnaA, with product MQAWEDFLVLQDKELGSNVVNKWLRPLKILHFDACNLYLEARDAFQVMWFEEHIRSKATTKFVNANKKRIKVHLSISSAESNASDSAQDKKERRYTKKQASHEAPPVFTFSHNDLDPYCTFDNFISSEQNLLSYKLLTQLVGYHPDGDASEAPQIDMTTYNPVYLYGGAGVGKTHLLMAMAHCLKDAGLNVLYSKAETFTDNVVRAIRAGEMQTFRRLYRAIDVLIVDDVQIFSGKSATQEEFFHTFNTLQIDDKPIILSADCPPSELKAVEPRLVSRFEWGITLGIENPARDTIQNILSSKALTMNYPLSDKVVAFLLDTFSSSTQSLIRALEALVLRTHLEQTSGKKPPALPLDVTTAQRYLGELIQQEKHASITPTKILHAVAEHYGIKVEDILSKSQNREVTFPRQLAMHLCRKQLKMPYMKIGGVFSRDHSTVMSSVKQIQKNLDDKDKETLSANQSALRKLKA